From the Dunckerocampus dactyliophorus isolate RoL2022-P2 chromosome 12, RoL_Ddac_1.1, whole genome shotgun sequence genome, one window contains:
- the LOC129190783 gene encoding T-cell surface glycoprotein CD3 gamma chain-like isoform X1, which translates to MLTVKLSLVGTQCLDWTSCCLPAGSNQTVSHRLQHNSHDTMKCSTAVSSLMVLWTLTETVWCIEVVHGSGEITIVCTGNNKIVSRNGEIVTFPLKVKDDKSGEYICTNAANPTQQETQETIFVKFRSCDNCVELDVVSIAGLAAGELMATIVLGVAVYLVASQAHAGVTSPQHKSSDRKHLIPNETNRRVPNDDYQELLKPKGGRKEIYDTLSDK; encoded by the exons ATGCTTACTGTTAAGCTTAGCTTGGTGGGAACACAGTGTTTGGATTGGACTTCCTGTTGTCTACCTGCTGGCAGTAATCAAACCGTCTCACACCGTCTGCAGCACAACTCACACGACACAATGAAATGCAGCACTGCTGTGTCTTCTTTGATGGTGCTTTGGACGCTGACTG AGACTGTCTGGTGCATTGAAG TGGTACATGGCTCTGGAGAGATAACCATTGTTTGTACCGGAAACAACAAAATTGTATCGAGAAATGGTGAAATTGTGACATTTCCTTTGAAAGTCAAAGATGACAAGTCTGGAGAGTACATATGCACAAATGCAGCAAACCCTACACAACAGGAAACACAGGAGACAATCTTTGTGAAGTTCAGAT CCTGCGACAACTGCGTGGAGCTTGACGTGGTTTCCATAGCAGGTCTGGCTGCTGGAGAGTTGATGGCTACCATCGTGCTTGGAGTGGCTGTGTATCTTGTTGCATCTCAGGCTCACGCTGGCGTTACTTCCCCTCAACACAAGA GCTCTGACAGAAAACACCTCATTCCAAACGAGACAAACAGGCGAGTCCCAAACGATGACTACCAGGAG CTTCTGAAACCCAAAGGTGGCCGTAAAGAAATATACGATACGCTCTCTGATAAGTGA
- the LOC129190783 gene encoding T-cell surface glycoprotein CD3 delta chain-like isoform X2 has product MLTVKLSLVGTQCLDWTSCCLPAGSNQTVSHRLQHNSHDTMKCSTAVSSLMVLWTLTETVWCIEVVHGSGEITIVCTGNNKIVSRNGEIVTFPLKVKDDKSGEYICTNAANPTQQETQETIFVKFRSCDNCVELDVVSIAGLAAGELMATIVLGVAVYLVASQAHAGVTSPQHKSKHTSLSSTFCF; this is encoded by the exons ATGCTTACTGTTAAGCTTAGCTTGGTGGGAACACAGTGTTTGGATTGGACTTCCTGTTGTCTACCTGCTGGCAGTAATCAAACCGTCTCACACCGTCTGCAGCACAACTCACACGACACAATGAAATGCAGCACTGCTGTGTCTTCTTTGATGGTGCTTTGGACGCTGACTG AGACTGTCTGGTGCATTGAAG TGGTACATGGCTCTGGAGAGATAACCATTGTTTGTACCGGAAACAACAAAATTGTATCGAGAAATGGTGAAATTGTGACATTTCCTTTGAAAGTCAAAGATGACAAGTCTGGAGAGTACATATGCACAAATGCAGCAAACCCTACACAACAGGAAACACAGGAGACAATCTTTGTGAAGTTCAGAT CCTGCGACAACTGCGTGGAGCTTGACGTGGTTTCCATAGCAGGTCTGGCTGCTGGAGAGTTGATGGCTACCATCGTGCTTGGAGTGGCTGTGTATCTTGTTGCATCTCAGGCTCACGCTGGCGTTACTTCCCCTCAACACAAGAGTAAACACACCAGTCTGTCTTCAACCTTTTGTTTTTGA
- the LOC129190783 gene encoding T-cell surface glycoprotein CD3 gamma chain-like isoform X3, with protein sequence MKCSTAVSSLMVLWTLTETVWCIEVVHGSGEITIVCTGNNKIVSRNGEIVTFPLKVKDDKSGEYICTNAANPTQQETQETIFVKFRSCDNCVELDVVSIAGLAAGELMATIVLGVAVYLVASQAHAGVTSPQHKSSDRKHLIPNETNRRVPNDDYQELLKPKGGRKEIYDTLSDK encoded by the exons ATGAAATGCAGCACTGCTGTGTCTTCTTTGATGGTGCTTTGGACGCTGACTG AGACTGTCTGGTGCATTGAAG TGGTACATGGCTCTGGAGAGATAACCATTGTTTGTACCGGAAACAACAAAATTGTATCGAGAAATGGTGAAATTGTGACATTTCCTTTGAAAGTCAAAGATGACAAGTCTGGAGAGTACATATGCACAAATGCAGCAAACCCTACACAACAGGAAACACAGGAGACAATCTTTGTGAAGTTCAGAT CCTGCGACAACTGCGTGGAGCTTGACGTGGTTTCCATAGCAGGTCTGGCTGCTGGAGAGTTGATGGCTACCATCGTGCTTGGAGTGGCTGTGTATCTTGTTGCATCTCAGGCTCACGCTGGCGTTACTTCCCCTCAACACAAGA GCTCTGACAGAAAACACCTCATTCCAAACGAGACAAACAGGCGAGTCCCAAACGATGACTACCAGGAG CTTCTGAAACCCAAAGGTGGCCGTAAAGAAATATACGATACGCTCTCTGATAAGTGA
- the LOC129191226 gene encoding T-cell surface glycoprotein CD3 epsilon chain-like, whose protein sequence is MYNKALPFIHLLIIVSVEAGQGGVSFWRESFTMTCPGEGLWFQEGNKVNETLSKSHTVPYKIKRKGLYHCEYGPQGSTTTYYFYVEGKGCSDCYEMDASVMGLVIVADVSATAILMILIYKCTKKKNVPATKALGGPTPPPPDYEALNIHARSQDAYSFLNNTKSR, encoded by the exons ATGTACAACAAGGCTCTGCCCTTCATTCACCTCCTGATAATAGTTAGCGTGGAAGCTGGTCAAG GTGGCGTATCGTTCTGGAGAGAATCGTTCACAATGACATGTCCAGGAGAAGGGCTCTGGTTCCAGGAAGGAAATAAAGTGAACGAGACCTTAAGCAAGTCTCATACAGTTCCTTATAAGATAAAGCGTAAAGGCCTTTATCATTGTGAATATGGGCCACAAGGGTCTACCACAACGTATTATTTCTATGTTGAAGGAAAGG GCTGCTCAGATTGTTACGAGATGGATGCAAGCGTGATGGGGCTGGTAATTGTTGCAGATGTGAGCGCAACAGCAATACTGATGATCCTAATCTACAAATGCACCAAGAAGAAAAACGTACCTGCCACAAAAG CACTCGGCGGCCCAACGCCACCGCCTCCTGACTATGAG GCCCTGAACATACACGCACGCTCGCAGGATGCATACTCTTTTCTCAACAACACCAAATCAAGATGA